ACTCGAGACGTTCATTATGTGAAGCACTATGACTGCGATGAGTCAATGCCACGTGTAGAAAGGTGGGTTGATTGAAAACATATCCTATTTTCCGGCAGAATTCAGCTTGCCGCATTTTTTTATTAATTTGCATTATATGTTATGCATCCGAATCTTACGAGTAACTAATAACCAGAGCTATTTGCAGTATCGAAATCAAGATATAACGATATATTTGCAGCCAGTGGTATCTTTACGAAATAGTTAACAGTAAGAATTCTACGCCCATCTTTTTGACTAATCTTAATATCACGTCCATTTATGACATTAATATTATCTATTTGTGCCCGTTTATTAAATGATTGCCGGATTTCATTAACTGTTGCATTCTGTAGGTTTGAATCATTGGTTATGGAAGTTAATGTTTTCTTGATTGA
This genomic window from Nitrosomonas cryotolerans ATCC 49181 contains:
- a CDS encoding DUF4845 domain-containing protein; this encodes MLYRSIEKQKGVSLPRLLVWSGILVFISILGMKLIPAYIEYASIKKTLTSITNDSNLQNATVNEIRQSFNKRAQIDNINVINGRDIKISQKDGRRILTVNYFVKIPLAANISLYLDFDTANSSGY